The nucleotide sequence TTGATCTAACGATTTTtgaaaatttcctttattttcttgtggaTTCTCCATTTCCCACACATTACTTTGCAGGTTTCTTAGAGCTTGCACTGAAGAGGCTGTTGACATAGTTTCTGAACTATCTTGTGCCTGGTCACCCTCAAAGTCTTTACTGAAAGTACTGTAACCTGGAACATGCTTTCCCTCAGCTTGCTCCCTAGATGAGCGACAGAGGATATCAGTTGAAACAAGACGATCCACGGATGCCTGGCCTGTACTCTGTGTATTTATCATCTGCCAAGTCCCATCTTGGGTCATCTCCTCTTGGATCTGGCGTACCGTGTTGGCTATAAGTACCGAACGACAAAGGTTAGGTTCGACCAGCATGTGACACAGCTGGAGTTTAACCAAGGACATATCTAAAAGTGACTGTCGCTGAAGATTATATGAAGGAATAGCCTTAATACCAGCCAGAGTTCCTTCAATATCTTCTTCGccatcaaaacattttctttttagtccTCGCACAAACATTGTGtcctgttaaaaataaaaaaataaaaaaatattgtacaaCATAAGCAGCTCagtggacagaaaaaaaaagactaaaataaaaaaccgaaacagaaaaactaaacAGCAAATTCTTTGAAGATAAAAACATCAGAATTATCATACCAGGTTATAGAATGGCCATTGTGGTACAACAGGGGTCAGGAACATATGGACTGGGTCCCAAAGACGACACTCGGGAACCAGGAGTGAGCAGGTCCATGAGCCATGGCTTCGCAGAGAGGCACCTGAGAGAGGCAGGGGCTCCCAGCTCCTGGTTCCCATTAAATTCCAAACTTGATGGAAGTCAGGAGCCGCTGCTTCGCACAGAAGCGACCATCTCAACAGCTGTATTTCACCTACTGCAGAGGCAGTTTCTCCTCGCTCCTCCTGAGTTTCTACTGGCATGCTTAACCTCtgattttggaaataaaaatacaacctGGCACAccatcttttaaatatttgacCCCTGCAGAAAACCAATATGCCTAATGtagtaacaacaaaaatatatatatagagagagagagctaTCTCACAGACAGTGTACTTGAAAAGGTTAGGTTACTTTGGCTACTTGGAGTGTAACACAAATTTGATTCACATAACTCAAGCAGTCCTTCAGGCGCCTGTACTCAAATGAGTAAATGAACAGCACAATTCCAATACAGATAGAGTCATTCTCGGTACTTCTTTCTCAGTTAACTATTAAACAAAATTATTGTATTCCTACTTTATGTTCACTAGATAAAATGATTGGAGTGCATGCAGGCTTCTGATTCCTTCCATCTAAAAAATCAGTTGCAGAATTAGCCAAGGTATGATTTTCAAGCACTAGCCTCCAGATTGTCATCTGAATTGCACTGGTTTTTTTTAGCAGTGCTCCATGCAAGTGAAATACTACAGCTGACCTCTTCAAATACAAAGTAACTGTTTGTAAATGCAATAGATGTCACTTCACTCAGCCTGACAAAAGTTAAGATGCAAAAGAAAGCCAGTACCTAATCTTTACATTCATGCACCTTTATTATGTCCCTTTCAAGTCTCATGCCCTTAGAGTTCTTTACCTAACActttgggattttttattttttttttaaacacagtgatTCAAATAGAACATTTTTCAGCTCAAAGCTGATAAGACCAAACTGCTAttgctgcagtgttttattctgcttctcCTGGTAAGCCCCAATCTCTGCCTTGCTTTTTGGTTGCTACTGAATGGTCCACATGTTTTCAGACACAGATCTCTTTCAGCATTAGTAAAAATGCACCCCACCCCAGACTACATTGCTCCTTTTATCAAACATGACACTCTTACCTACTCTGAAAACGTGAGGCTAGAACAGTAGCTACATAAGCATTTGGTCTGCCCCTGTACAACTCTTCTCATGTTGCTGCCTGCATTTATGAATTAACGTTTTATTGGATTTGCTGTCTCTTACAGACTTCCTTCCAGAGAAGGCACAGAACTCTTCAGAAATCATAATACACACAGACTACAGTATAGAACAAATGAACTTTGTCTTAAGACCATGTTTAATAGACTTCTTAAAAGCTATCTATGGACTATCAGTATATTAAACACTTTTGAAGTTTCGTTCTAAAGTTTTCTCCTGTAACTCAAAGTATTTGCATTATTTCCAATAAAAACAACCGAAGTTTCTACTTGACAGTGCCTTTTCCAGACCTTCAGGCATGAAAACTTTGTATCTTGGGATATCCTATATTGTTTTTTTACATAATGTTGTATTTACAATGTTTACACATACACACCCCATGTGAAACAACCTCTAGGAAACATCTTCCGGGTCTAATGACCATACAGGGTTGATTAAGTCACCAGACTTTAAATGTTCCATGCAGAGtttcaaatttcagtttatttcaaCTTCTTTTCTTGTATAGAATAATAAAACTGCAATTGAATGTTAACCTGATTTTTAACCACCTGTTTGACAATTAAATACCTTCTAAGGTACACCAATGGAATaactgaacacagcacaaaACTTGAAAACATCAATACATCACACACACATTGGTAGAAgaccaagcaaaaaaaaaaaaaaggcaaaaaaatatttattcttaagCACTTCACAGAATTCACTGGAATTTTCAATTACATTTCCTATTATATTTACTTCTAATCAGTACCTTACATCATAAAAAAGCAGTTCTTCGTCACCTTGCTTCTGAGTCTGCACAAAGTACTAGACGATTACTgtttcaagaaaggagaaaaagctaCATACCAGTAATTGTGCTTGATGTagtccttcctcttctcccatgcTACTGAGCAAGAGTCCATACAGTAATAGTTAGGGCAGCACCTACCAAGTATCAGGAAGCAAGGCATCAGGCAAGTACAGGAGATGCACAgcaaaaccatttcccatttCAGAAACGTACACATCCCTACTTGTTTCAATTGCTTCAGCATCTCTATCCTCACAGTACTCCTGTGACACTGTTAAACTCCATTAACAACTGGAACACAAAGGTGATTTGCCAAACAATATGCGCAGAATCTGCGACAGGAGAAGGAAACTGCCAATTTAAGTCCAAGTCCTGGGCTATCACGCTGACCTTTGGACCAACCTTCCCCTTATCCCTGTGCCTCTGCCATTTGAAGAGCAAACAAATCTTTAGCCATCATCCGAAAAGCATAAACGTGTAGCAAGGCATACTGCAAGCAAGTTTATCACAAAAGCGTGCAGTTTTCATCTTGTACAGAACCATACATCTCCATGGCAtctacaggaaaaagaatataCACACACAAGTATAAAACTGAAAGAGCAAATGTGGGGAGGATTTTCCTTTAGCAGCAACACAGAAACTTTATGACTAAGATTTTCTTTACaagatgacaaaaatgaaattaatgacAGTAATGAAATTGTTTTAGCTGGGAAGGCTGAGTTTTCAAAGCACATTTGAGGCCAAACAACGTTCAATATATCAAATCCAACTATCAAATACACACAAGACTCCTTTAATAACTAAAGCCAAAAAGAACACTGCTTCGATGGCCTACAAATACCTTATAGGAAAAAATACGAACACAGTTCTGCTACTGTTCTAGACATGTCTGACTGTACAAGTCAGTTCAGTATCTGCAACTGAAGTACGTacctagaaaataaataagttaacTGGATGCATATGTACATCTTTGTCTTCTGTTGTGGCTGGTAATTAAAATTTTTGGAAAAAcacttgcttttgaaattagggagaggggaagagatAGTTGacaaaggccttttttttttttttttggaagaaagccatctgtttttctccaggGGCTGCATATTAAAACATCGCATTAAAAAAGCCACCTTAAAAACTCTCAAGCCAAAATCTTTTGACACAACCCCAAAATATTAAGACTAAAGTACTGTCACATCACAAACACTGTACTTCAACCAATGCATTCTCTTCTACAGACTGAGCTAACAGCAGTGTTCTAgacagggtggtgaggcacctTAACTACAGCTCCATGAGACAACACAGCATCCAGCCAGTATCCCCCATTTCTATCAATCACCTCATAATGCTATAGAAGTTCCAAAGCTTTTGCTCCCTGGGTATACTGTCAGACCACTCTGTAAATGAAATGTTATAATGAAATGTATAGGCTCTCCATACAGTATGAATCTCTTGAACAGATGCTTTGGGTAGCTAACAAGGACAATGCTttttccatacaaaaaaaaaaaaaaaaaccaaccataGGTAGAGATGACGCAGTCATGAGAACAATAAACGAAGAGATTTTCTGGTGCTATTTTGGATATTAGACAGTTTTAGAGGAAGAGAGTACGGCTATTTGCCTCCTGGAATAGTAGACTGATATGGGAGGAGACACTTGAGAACACCAGGAGAAAAACCATTATGACATCCACAAATGAAAGGACACTGGGGATGCTGGTGGATCAGTCCAGCCCGTGACCTGTTAGCACACTAAAAAAGGACACTGTTCTCCCATTCAATGTATCAGTGTGTAAGACTTGATGCATGTGAATCCAGGTTCTTGCCTACAGCAATAAACCACAGAGATCTCTGTTAGCACACATGTACTGAAGAATTTGTCCATCA is from Numida meleagris isolate 19003 breed g44 Domestic line chromosome 6, NumMel1.0, whole genome shotgun sequence and encodes:
- the CDCA4 gene encoding cell division cycle-associated protein 4 isoform X2 is translated as MGEEEGLHQAQLLDTMFVRGLKRKCFDGEEDIEGTLAGIKAIPSYNLQRQSLLDMSLVKLQLCHMLVEPNLCRSVLIANTVRQIQEEMTQDGTWQMINTQSTGQASVDRLVSTDILCRSSREQAEGKHVPGYSTFSKDFEGDQAQDSSETMSTASSVQALRNLQSNVWEMENPQENKGNFQKSLDQIFETLENKSPNSVEDLFSEVDNSYYDLDTMLTGMMSNTKMGHCDGLEPFPSPATTTSSSNCKSDLNELDHIVEILVES
- the CDCA4 gene encoding cell division cycle-associated protein 4 isoform X1, coding for MGEEEGLHQAQLLRLSMPVETQEERGETASAVGEIQLLRWSLLCEAAAPDFHQVWNLMGTRSWEPLPLSGASLRSHGSWTCSLLVPECRLWDPVHMFLTPVVPQWPFYNLDTMFVRGLKRKCFDGEEDIEGTLAGIKAIPSYNLQRQSLLDMSLVKLQLCHMLVEPNLCRSVLIANTVRQIQEEMTQDGTWQMINTQSTGQASVDRLVSTDILCRSSREQAEGKHVPGYSTFSKDFEGDQAQDSSETMSTASSVQALRNLQSNVWEMENPQENKGNFQKSLDQIFETLENKSPNSVEDLFSEVDNSYYDLDTMLTGMMSNTKMGHCDGLEPFPSPATTTSSSNCKSDLNELDHIVEILVES